In Syntrophus gentianae, a single window of DNA contains:
- a CDS encoding acetate--CoA ligase family protein, translated as MFDALFNPKSVAILGASEREFNIGNRVVKNLVEYGYTGAIYPINAKVDALYGQKTYTSILDVPTDVDVVHVAIAARHVPQAIDDCGKKNVKYLIMNGGGFSEIGPVGAAIEADCMARAKKHGIRIFGPNCQGVINTDPAVKAYCNFTFTFPKPGHVSILSLSGGMASLLHQAIFDMGIGTRLYATNGNACDISIPELLEYYGNDEKTRVILLYVEGIRDPKEFLRVARKVAAKKPILVMKAGRTMEGAKAAASHTGGLAKEDLSADLIFEKAGMIVFDDEEKLCQAAAVFASQPVPRGGRVGMICNTGGPAVIATDVLVQNGLTIPTLSDKAQAILKESLFPEASIRNPVDVLATGTGKHFRITLDTLMDDDGIDSILIHFVTPPFVNTNEIAQEIVEVNRQKRKPIICNFMTDKGQWQETLRILTEGEVVCYDFPSTCGQALAALTKYGETRNRKESKVKTFTDVDRQKAETILEGVNASGRKLLNADEVYGVLSAYGIPVAPWRTAGSPDEAARHATEIGFPVALKADAPTIAHKTDLGGVVLNLGDEQAIREEAQKMAVNLSGHDLKFLVQKYLPGGKEIIVGSKADDDAGHLVMAGLGGVYVDIFKDINFKLAPVTCTEAEDMLSSLKAAPLLGEVRGDKAINREAVIEIIQRVSQLVADLPAIQEMDLNPVLATDAGSVVVDAVIHL; from the coding sequence ATGTTTGATGCATTGTTCAATCCAAAATCGGTTGCTATCCTGGGCGCTTCAGAAAGAGAATTCAATATCGGAAACCGCGTCGTAAAGAATCTTGTGGAATACGGCTACACGGGGGCCATTTATCCCATCAATGCCAAAGTGGATGCCCTTTACGGGCAGAAGACCTACACCTCGATCCTTGACGTCCCCACGGATGTCGATGTGGTCCACGTGGCCATCGCGGCCCGTCATGTACCGCAGGCAATCGATGATTGCGGAAAAAAGAATGTTAAATATCTGATTATGAACGGCGGCGGATTTTCCGAGATCGGCCCCGTCGGCGCGGCCATCGAGGCGGATTGCATGGCCCGGGCAAAGAAGCACGGCATCCGGATCTTCGGGCCCAACTGCCAGGGGGTCATCAATACCGATCCGGCGGTGAAGGCCTACTGCAATTTCACCTTCACCTTCCCGAAGCCGGGACATGTGTCGATTCTCAGCCTGAGCGGCGGGATGGCCTCACTGCTTCACCAGGCCATTTTCGACATGGGAATCGGAACCCGGCTGTATGCGACCAATGGAAATGCCTGCGACATCTCCATTCCGGAACTTCTGGAATATTATGGCAATGATGAGAAAACGCGCGTCATACTCCTTTACGTGGAGGGAATCCGCGACCCGAAAGAGTTCCTGCGGGTCGCCCGGAAGGTGGCCGCCAAGAAGCCGATCCTGGTCATGAAGGCCGGCCGGACGATGGAAGGGGCCAAGGCGGCTGCTTCGCACACGGGCGGTCTTGCCAAAGAGGATCTCAGCGCGGATCTCATCTTTGAAAAGGCGGGGATGATCGTTTTCGACGATGAGGAGAAGCTTTGCCAGGCCGCCGCCGTTTTTGCCTCTCAGCCGGTGCCGCGTGGCGGCCGGGTGGGCATGATCTGCAATACCGGCGGACCCGCGGTGATTGCCACCGATGTGCTGGTTCAGAACGGCCTGACCATTCCGACCCTGTCGGATAAAGCACAGGCAATTCTAAAGGAATCCCTCTTTCCCGAGGCCTCCATCCGCAATCCCGTGGATGTCCTTGCCACGGGCACCGGCAAGCATTTCCGGATCACCCTCGACACGCTGATGGACGATGACGGGATCGACAGCATCCTCATCCACTTCGTCACGCCCCCCTTCGTCAATACCAACGAAATCGCCCAGGAAATCGTGGAAGTCAACCGGCAGAAACGGAAGCCCATCATCTGCAACTTCATGACCGACAAGGGGCAATGGCAGGAGACGCTCCGCATTCTGACCGAAGGCGAGGTCGTCTGCTACGATTTCCCGAGCACCTGCGGGCAGGCCTTGGCCGCTCTGACGAAATACGGAGAGACACGCAACCGAAAGGAAAGTAAGGTCAAGACCTTTACCGATGTGGACCGGCAGAAGGCCGAGACAATCCTTGAAGGGGTCAACGCCTCCGGACGGAAACTCCTCAACGCCGATGAGGTTTATGGAGTCCTCTCCGCCTACGGAATTCCCGTCGCCCCCTGGCGAACGGCGGGCAGCCCGGACGAAGCCGCTCGGCATGCCACGGAAATTGGCTTCCCCGTGGCCTTAAAGGCGGATGCTCCGACGATTGCCCACAAAACGGATCTGGGCGGCGTTGTCCTCAACCTGGGCGATGAACAAGCGATTCGGGAAGAGGCGCAGAAGATGGCCGTAAATCTCTCCGGCCATGATCTCAAATTCCTGGTTCAGAAATATCTGCCCGGCGGAAAGGAAATCATCGTCGGGTCCAAGGCGGACGATGATGCGGGTCATCTTGTCATGGCCGGACTTGGCGGCGTTTATGTGGACATTTTCAAGGACATCAATTTCAAACTGGCCCCGGTAACTTGTACCGAGGCGGAAGATATGCTCTCCTCCCTCAAGGCTGCCCCCCTTCTTGGAGAGGTGAGGGGTGACAAGGCCATCAATCGGGAGGCCGTCATCGAAATCATTCAACGGGTATCCCAGCTCGTGGCAGATCTGCCCGCCATTCAGGAAATGGACCTCAATCCCGTCCTGGCCACCGACGCGGGTTCCGTGGTTGTGGATGCGGTGATCCATCTGTAA
- a CDS encoding acetate--CoA ligase family protein produces MERLFYPRSIVIIGLSAKPTNISRMVLENLLRWGYRGRIFGVNPHIDELNVSGVKMYRDVEDLPEIPDLAVCLLPARFVPEVAEKCGKLGISRMAVLSGGFSEFGGAGKQLSGLLLQNARKYHIRFVGPNALAMANTANGLCLPFIPIFPPVKGGMSIITQSGGVGLMLWNLLADENVGMAKFVSIGNKLDLDETDFLEYLDSDPETTIICMYLESMSSGKRLIQAAKKCRKPIVAYKSNTTSAGGRAALSHTASLSSDEDIIDAAFEEAGIIRIQNYGDLVAVAKVFELPPMHGNRIMVMSPAGGFAVIGADLCEKAGFEFADPGEDFYKSLNRFANAGVIKFSNPLDMGDIYDPHMAAHVAYEVMHNENVDGAIYIGQRPKMPEGNNVFRELFLTDLSKETYGSMLSSGKPLGVCLYGLSGYMHRVKKYTSFPIFNNPEEMVRAFAFQKDWHARRRTDQEILPENVYFKKENLQSWLDASGEVVGEEALELLSLTGIPAAVSGIARDEEEAVKLAQAMGYPVVMKVVSPDALHKTDAGGVAVGIGDADAVRRCFARIRRNLEAYKEGARFEGVRIQKMAGEGHDMFIGGKFDPSFGPAVVFGFGGIYVEVFKDVQTCLCPASAPLVRKKIEALQSYAILKGTRGGKPADIEGYADAIVRLSWLLTEYPEIREVDINPLRLFKDGSGLCALDARMAIAKG; encoded by the coding sequence ATGGAAAGGCTTTTCTATCCGCGATCAATCGTCATTATCGGCCTGTCAGCAAAACCCACCAACATCTCCAGGATGGTTCTGGAGAATCTCCTGCGCTGGGGCTACCGGGGACGGATTTTCGGGGTGAATCCCCATATTGATGAACTGAATGTCAGCGGCGTCAAGATGTACCGGGATGTTGAAGACCTGCCGGAAATTCCGGATCTCGCAGTATGTCTTCTGCCTGCCCGTTTTGTCCCCGAGGTGGCTGAAAAATGCGGAAAACTGGGAATATCGAGAATGGCCGTCCTGTCGGGAGGCTTTTCCGAATTCGGCGGAGCGGGGAAGCAGCTCTCCGGCCTTCTTCTCCAGAACGCCCGGAAGTATCATATCCGGTTTGTGGGCCCAAACGCCCTTGCGATGGCCAATACGGCAAATGGCCTCTGCCTTCCCTTCATCCCGATTTTCCCGCCGGTCAAGGGCGGCATGTCCATCATCACCCAGAGCGGCGGGGTCGGGCTCATGCTCTGGAACCTCCTTGCCGACGAAAACGTGGGCATGGCGAAGTTCGTCAGCATTGGAAACAAACTCGACCTCGATGAAACCGACTTTCTGGAATACCTGGACTCGGACCCTGAAACAACGATCATCTGCATGTACCTGGAAAGCATGAGCAGCGGCAAACGCCTGATCCAGGCGGCAAAAAAATGCAGAAAACCGATCGTTGCCTACAAGTCGAACACGACCTCAGCGGGCGGCAGGGCGGCATTGAGCCATACCGCTTCCCTCAGCAGCGACGAGGATATTATCGATGCAGCCTTTGAGGAAGCGGGGATCATTCGAATCCAGAATTACGGGGATCTGGTGGCCGTCGCCAAGGTTTTTGAGCTTCCTCCCATGCACGGAAACCGGATCATGGTCATGAGCCCGGCCGGCGGATTTGCTGTCATCGGCGCGGATCTTTGTGAAAAGGCTGGATTCGAATTCGCCGATCCCGGTGAAGACTTTTATAAGAGCCTGAACAGGTTTGCCAACGCGGGGGTCATCAAGTTTTCCAATCCCCTTGATATGGGCGATATTTACGATCCGCATATGGCCGCCCACGTCGCTTACGAGGTCATGCACAATGAAAATGTGGATGGCGCCATCTATATCGGTCAGAGGCCCAAAATGCCCGAGGGAAATAACGTTTTCCGTGAGTTGTTCCTGACGGATCTGTCGAAGGAGACCTACGGCTCCATGCTCTCTTCAGGTAAACCTCTCGGGGTATGCCTCTATGGCCTTTCCGGATACATGCACCGGGTAAAGAAATATACGAGTTTCCCGATCTTCAACAACCCCGAGGAAATGGTGCGGGCCTTCGCCTTTCAGAAAGACTGGCATGCGCGAAGGCGCACGGATCAGGAGATCCTGCCGGAGAACGTCTATTTCAAAAAGGAAAATCTGCAAAGCTGGCTGGACGCTTCCGGAGAGGTGGTCGGCGAAGAGGCGCTGGAGCTGCTCTCTTTAACTGGCATTCCCGCAGCCGTCTCGGGCATTGCAAGGGATGAGGAAGAGGCGGTGAAACTGGCCCAGGCGATGGGATATCCGGTGGTGATGAAGGTCGTTTCGCCCGATGCCCTCCACAAGACCGATGCCGGTGGGGTTGCCGTGGGGATCGGAGATGCCGATGCCGTCCGGAGGTGTTTTGCCCGGATCCGCCGGAATCTTGAGGCCTATAAGGAGGGCGCCCGCTTTGAGGGAGTCCGGATACAGAAGATGGCCGGTGAGGGGCACGACATGTTCATCGGCGGCAAATTCGATCCATCCTTCGGCCCGGCGGTCGTTTTCGGCTTCGGGGGCATCTACGTCGAGGTTTTCAAAGACGTCCAGACCTGCCTTTGCCCGGCCTCCGCCCCCCTGGTCAGGAAAAAGATCGAAGCCCTCCAATCCTATGCCATCCTGAAAGGCACCAGGGGAGGGAAACCGGCGGATATCGAAGGCTATGCCGATGCCATTGTCCGCCTGTCATGGCTGCTCACAGAGTATCCGGAGATCCGGGAGGTAGACATCAATCCCTTACGGCTCTTCAAGGACGGATCGGGCCTCTGCGCCCTGGATGCACGGATGGCAATAGCGAAAGGGTAG
- a CDS encoding flavodoxin family protein, translated as MRGLILNGSARGQKGVTGKMLDALTRGLLKASAGLKTFELRRMSISPCTGCLSCMHKTPGICVLQDDMSPIYEALKASDLLVMATPLYVDTMSAQLKTAMDRCLACLQPFLVRDDTGRVRHPFNWRMPAKFLLLSTSAFPEPDVFAALIATFRAEAANFSSKPVGEICIPGSIALQMEPELLDRHLALLEEAGKVLAGTGSIPEVLLRELNTPPLDVERYLQVAAKYEDWCRAQLSKKG; from the coding sequence ATGCGGGGACTTATCTTGAATGGAAGTGCAAGAGGTCAGAAGGGCGTTACCGGAAAGATGCTGGATGCCCTCACCAGGGGACTCTTAAAAGCAAGCGCCGGATTAAAAACCTTTGAACTCCGCAGGATGTCCATCTCCCCCTGCACGGGCTGCCTGTCCTGCATGCACAAGACCCCAGGCATATGCGTCCTTCAGGATGACATGAGCCCGATCTACGAAGCCCTCAAGGCTTCCGACCTGCTGGTCATGGCAACGCCCCTGTATGTGGACACCATGTCCGCCCAGTTGAAGACGGCCATGGACCGCTGCCTTGCCTGTCTGCAGCCCTTCCTGGTGAGGGATGACACAGGAAGGGTCCGCCATCCCTTCAACTGGCGCATGCCCGCAAAGTTTCTGCTGCTGTCCACTTCCGCCTTCCCGGAACCGGACGTCTTCGCTGCCCTCATCGCCACCTTCCGGGCGGAGGCGGCCAACTTCAGCTCCAAGCCCGTCGGAGAAATCTGCATCCCCGGATCGATCGCCCTGCAGATGGAGCCGGAATTGCTGGACCGGCATCTGGCCCTCCTCGAAGAAGCCGGCAAAGTCCTGGCTGGAACGGGAAGCATCCCCGAGGTTCTTCTCCGGGAACTCAACACCCCACCCCTCGACGTTGAACGTTATCTCCAGGTAGCAGCCAAGTACGAGGACTGGTGCCGGGCACAACTGAGCAAAAAGGGATAG
- a CDS encoding cysteine dioxygenase family protein: MELNEFVESLTTLLREEPSTAEKIRRGRALLSRLTISVDWFRENMARLLLDQTWRANQRPSIWPNEVTIAWGADPEFSMLAYIWEPGRVDTVHDHGSWGVVATLSGTIDEIKYSRLDDGSREAFADLRPHSPTVLNPGDTTPILPLDAGIHRLGNLAQGYSITIHVYGKPVRRGYIRYFYPEEKRVTVVYPPPTHKAALAIRSLADIRAPWAEDLLKTALRENVPDFLKKECEEALSRRTEKTEPQQE; the protein is encoded by the coding sequence ATGGAGCTGAACGAATTTGTGGAGTCCTTGACGACGCTTTTAAGGGAGGAGCCATCAACGGCGGAGAAAATCCGCCGGGGCCGCGCCCTCCTTTCCCGCTTGACGATCTCGGTCGACTGGTTCCGGGAAAACATGGCCCGTCTTCTCCTCGATCAAACCTGGCGGGCCAATCAGCGACCCTCTATCTGGCCCAATGAAGTGACCATCGCCTGGGGCGCCGATCCGGAATTTTCCATGCTGGCTTACATCTGGGAGCCAGGGAGAGTGGATACCGTTCACGACCACGGTTCCTGGGGCGTGGTGGCCACCCTTTCCGGGACGATTGACGAAATCAAATATTCGCGTCTCGACGACGGGAGCCGGGAGGCCTTCGCTGATCTCCGCCCCCATTCGCCAACGGTGCTCAATCCCGGTGATACAACGCCCATCCTCCCGCTGGATGCGGGGATCCACCGCCTCGGCAATCTGGCACAGGGATACAGCATCACGATCCATGTCTACGGAAAACCGGTCCGCCGGGGATACATCCGCTATTTCTATCCCGAAGAAAAACGGGTGACCGTGGTCTATCCTCCTCCAACGCACAAGGCGGCGCTGGCGATCCGCTCCCTGGCCGATATCCGTGCACCCTGGGCAGAAGACCTGTTGAAAACGGCCCTTCGGGAAAACGTACCGGACTTTTTGAAAAAGGAATGTGAAGAGGCTCTTTCCCGGCGGACGGAGAAAACGGAGCCGCAACAAGAATAA
- a CDS encoding 4Fe-4S dicluster domain-containing protein: protein MESKKQNLKEEVLRFCRERDVELVGFAPVERWDAFGEVPPEFRPRALWPFSRTVIVMGLPMLLPIVETTPSVLHKEMYTVVNHKLDTLAYELANFLNGKGYASSFFCRDTYANLKALRSAPFAAFSHVMAAKYAGLGTIGVSHCLLTQAFGPRVRFVSVLTAAELPGDPLLTEELCIKCGACAKCCPKQALVMRKDQVIGDYDKAACLEMHEELVRRRCYPCGICTKVCPIGEDRRLYGGKELQRKYLEEAKALAANPDDPAYASWAHIRKWGSLPEVPSDGKKQQG, encoded by the coding sequence ATGGAATCGAAGAAACAGAACCTCAAAGAGGAAGTGCTCCGCTTCTGCCGGGAGCGGGACGTGGAACTCGTGGGATTCGCCCCGGTGGAGCGCTGGGATGCGTTCGGCGAGGTGCCGCCCGAGTTCCGTCCGCGGGCGCTCTGGCCCTTTTCCCGCACGGTGATCGTGATGGGGCTGCCGATGCTGCTGCCGATCGTGGAAACAACGCCCTCGGTGCTCCACAAGGAGATGTACACCGTCGTGAATCACAAGCTCGACACGCTGGCCTATGAGCTGGCCAATTTTCTCAACGGGAAGGGTTACGCCTCCTCCTTTTTCTGCCGCGATACCTACGCCAACCTCAAGGCGCTGCGGAGCGCCCCCTTTGCCGCTTTCAGCCACGTCATGGCGGCGAAATACGCAGGATTGGGCACGATCGGCGTCAGCCATTGCCTGCTGACCCAAGCCTTCGGCCCCCGCGTACGTTTTGTCTCGGTCTTGACCGCCGCAGAGTTGCCCGGAGATCCGCTGCTGACGGAAGAACTCTGCATCAAGTGCGGGGCCTGCGCCAAATGCTGCCCGAAACAGGCCCTGGTCATGCGGAAGGATCAGGTGATCGGGGACTACGACAAGGCTGCCTGCCTGGAGATGCACGAGGAGCTGGTGCGGCGGCGGTGTTACCCTTGCGGGATCTGCACCAAGGTCTGCCCCATCGGAGAGGATCGCCGCCTTTACGGTGGAAAAGAGCTTCAGCGTAAATACCTGGAAGAAGCGAAGGCGCTGGCCGCCAATCCCGACGATCCCGCCTACGCCTCCTGGGCCCACATCCGCAAGTGGGGCAGTCTCCCGGAAGTCCCATCGGACGGGAAAAAGCAGCAAGGATAA
- a CDS encoding type II toxin-antitoxin system RelE/ParE family toxin codes for MYSIVTPKQFLRQARKFFKKHPDLKPHFTKVLNDLQEDPFQLSLELHALSGKLEGCHAVSLTHNYRMTLILLITDQEIILLDIGSHDEVDQERPT; via the coding sequence ATGTATTCAATCGTCACGCCAAAGCAGTTTCTCCGTCAGGCCAGGAAGTTTTTTAAGAAGCATCCCGATTTAAAACCACACTTTACCAAGGTGCTCAACGACCTTCAAGAGGATCCTTTTCAGCTTTCTCTGGAGTTGCACGCCTTGAGCGGAAAACTGGAGGGTTGCCATGCCGTCAGTCTCACGCACAATTACCGCATGACCCTGATCCTCCTGATTACGGACCAAGAGATCATCCTCCTTGACATCGGCAGTCATGATGAAGTGGATCAGGAAAGGCCCACCTGA
- a CDS encoding prevent-host-death protein translates to MNVIPAREIKRRGIAAVDDLLERGDLHVIRNDQPQYVVLSEERYQELVAAEREAYHARVRAALEDVRGGRVQQFKSAEELLKALDEDEDE, encoded by the coding sequence ATGAATGTCATACCTGCCCGGGAGATCAAACGACGTGGGATCGCAGCTGTGGATGATCTTCTCGAAAGAGGAGATCTCCATGTGATCCGAAATGACCAGCCACAGTATGTCGTTCTCTCAGAAGAGCGTTATCAGGAGCTGGTAGCAGCGGAAAGAGAGGCATACCATGCCCGTGTCCGTGCAGCATTGGAAGATGTCCGAGGAGGAAGGGTGCAGCAATTCAAGAGTGCCGAAGAGCTGCTGAAGGCTCTTGACGAAGACGAGGATGAATAA
- a CDS encoding phosphotransferase has protein sequence MNIPGADTDLHRRIADFALRTLALPPETPLQLTPIARGGSDRMFYRLSCRIECESRVAPMEVGGEYSVIVMHYNQDNREDTVYAEIADFLLALRVAAPTILAHDPKDCFVVMEDLGREDLWSYRNEQWITRRGFYMRTLMHANRLHRYFQDDGGVQPPEMMNGYDMSLYRWERKYFLEEFVGPVCGISLSPEEEGALEEEGAALARRLMLSGEGLIHRDLQSQNIMIHELAPVLIDFQGMRKGSPFYDLGSLLYDPYVSLTPDERLELLELYYSLSPRDIPWEDFVTLFYEGSAQRLMQALGAYGFLGLRKGKAAFLAHIPNGLRNLLDAASRVSSLPCLQDLAARCLATLKH, from the coding sequence ATGAATATACCGGGTGCCGATACGGACCTTCATCGCCGGATAGCCGACTTCGCCCTCCGGACGCTTGCTCTCCCGCCGGAAACGCCGCTGCAGCTGACCCCGATTGCCAGGGGCGGTTCAGATCGAATGTTTTACCGCCTCTCCTGCAGAATTGAATGCGAATCTCGAGTCGCCCCCATGGAGGTGGGAGGAGAATATTCGGTTATCGTCATGCACTACAACCAGGACAACAGGGAAGACACCGTTTATGCCGAAATTGCGGACTTTCTCCTGGCGCTGAGGGTCGCCGCACCGACGATTCTGGCCCATGATCCGAAGGACTGTTTTGTGGTGATGGAAGATCTGGGCCGTGAAGATCTGTGGAGCTATCGCAACGAACAATGGATAACCCGCCGTGGCTTTTATATGCGGACCCTGATGCATGCCAACCGTCTGCACCGGTACTTCCAGGATGACGGCGGCGTTCAACCTCCCGAAATGATGAACGGCTATGACATGTCCCTTTATCGCTGGGAACGCAAGTATTTCCTGGAAGAGTTCGTAGGCCCCGTCTGTGGGATTTCCCTCTCGCCGGAGGAGGAGGGCGCCCTGGAAGAGGAAGGGGCGGCACTCGCCCGTCGCCTCATGCTTTCCGGTGAAGGTCTGATCCACCGTGATCTCCAGTCCCAGAACATCATGATTCATGAACTTGCGCCGGTACTCATCGATTTTCAGGGAATGCGGAAGGGATCACCCTTTTACGACCTGGGGTCGCTTCTTTATGACCCTTATGTATCCCTGACTCCCGATGAGCGCCTGGAGCTTCTTGAGCTCTACTATAGCCTGTCTCCCCGGGACATTCCCTGGGAGGATTTCGTAACCCTCTTTTACGAGGGCTCGGCCCAGCGACTGATGCAGGCCCTGGGCGCTTACGGCTTCCTGGGACTCCGGAAAGGCAAGGCCGCCTTCCTGGCCCACATTCCCAATGGCCTCCGCAATCTTCTGGACGCCGCCTCCCGCGTCTCCTCCCTGCCCTGCCTGCAAGACCTGGCCGCCCGCTGTCTCGCCACCTTGAAACACTGA
- a CDS encoding nucleotidyltransferase family protein, protein MNPSDSPFVKTAFVLGAGLGFRLRPLTETCPKPLLPVRGRPLITYALDHLRSVGIRRFIINTHHCADRYQEAFPDRMWRGIPISFRFEPLLLDTGGGLKNIEDLLIEDDRVLVYNGDILTDLPLERLIAAHRTQGREVTLALRSTGEPANVCLNERDEICDMRFLLGNPGTRRCLFSGIYLVERTFLRRMKSGDPVSLVPVLVDMLRESPGSVGGVVLDEGIWHDIGSLEAYGEINHPGNEI, encoded by the coding sequence ATGAATCCTTCCGATTCCCCCTTTGTTAAAACGGCCTTCGTCCTGGGTGCGGGACTGGGATTCCGCCTCCGCCCCCTGACGGAAACCTGCCCCAAGCCTCTGCTGCCGGTCCGGGGTCGTCCCCTGATTACCTATGCCCTGGATCACCTCCGCTCCGTCGGCATCCGGCGCTTTATCATCAACACCCACCACTGTGCCGACCGCTATCAGGAGGCCTTTCCCGACAGGATGTGGCGCGGCATTCCCATTTCCTTCCGCTTTGAGCCCCTTCTTCTGGATACCGGCGGCGGGCTCAAGAATATCGAAGATCTCCTGATTGAAGACGACCGGGTGCTGGTGTACAATGGTGACATCCTGACGGATCTGCCCCTGGAGCGATTGATTGCGGCCCACAGAACCCAGGGTCGGGAAGTCACCCTGGCCCTGCGCAGTACGGGAGAGCCGGCCAATGTCTGCCTCAACGAACGCGATGAGATCTGCGACATGCGCTTTCTGCTCGGCAATCCCGGAACCCGCCGCTGTCTCTTTTCCGGGATTTATCTGGTGGAAAGGACCTTTCTCCGGCGGATGAAATCCGGTGATCCCGTTTCCCTCGTCCCGGTCCTGGTCGACATGCTGCGAGAATCTCCCGGATCGGTGGGGGGCGTGGTCCTTGACGAAGGTATCTGGCATGATATAGGCTCCCTGGAGGCCTACGGAGAGATCAACCACCCTGGAAATGAAATCTAG